One genomic segment of Flavobacteriaceae bacterium includes these proteins:
- a CDS encoding IS4 family transposase: protein MKKTNASTKSSELNSVLSSHFQGKINLARIKLISHFIIALCKVQTVTFEKVANAFETSVDSKSSLRRIQRFIADYSLDGDLIARLIFSLLPKQEGLILSIDRTNWKFGQTNINIFKLGVVYKGVAFPLLFTMLDKPGNSNSQERIDLVNRFIRLFGKDVIKSIVADREFVGNHWLDFLNTNGIKYYIRIRNNFKVELPDKNKTIKVFHLFNPHKINEFVYYPKIVRVNGQLCFLSGCKLYPKNGKPDFLIIVSFNAPDKAFEQYKERWQIEMCFKAMKASGFDIENTHLQDIKRIEKLVLFVMMAFVWCYKVGIYLHQIKPIKIKKHGRMAKSIFKYGLDYIASVLLNPVNQNNMNLTKFLSCT, encoded by the coding sequence ATGAAAAAAACCAATGCTTCCACTAAAAGTAGTGAATTAAATTCAGTTTTAAGTTCTCATTTCCAAGGTAAGATCAATTTGGCAAGAATCAAACTCATATCACATTTCATTATCGCCCTCTGTAAGGTACAGACAGTTACCTTTGAAAAGGTAGCCAACGCTTTTGAGACCTCAGTAGATTCGAAGTCATCACTCAGACGTATTCAAAGATTTATTGCTGATTATTCGTTGGATGGAGATTTGATCGCTCGTCTTATATTTAGTCTCCTTCCTAAGCAAGAGGGATTGATCTTGAGTATTGATAGGACCAATTGGAAGTTTGGTCAGACCAACATCAACATTTTTAAGTTGGGAGTTGTCTATAAAGGTGTTGCCTTCCCATTGTTATTTACTATGTTAGATAAGCCAGGGAACTCTAACAGTCAGGAGCGTATTGATCTTGTGAATCGTTTCATAAGACTTTTTGGCAAAGATGTTATTAAATCCATTGTAGCCGATAGAGAGTTTGTAGGTAATCATTGGTTGGATTTCTTGAATACAAATGGAATCAAATATTATATCCGCATTCGAAACAACTTTAAGGTAGAGCTTCCTGATAAGAACAAAACCATCAAAGTATTTCACTTGTTTAATCCACATAAGATCAATGAGTTTGTGTATTATCCTAAAATTGTACGTGTTAATGGTCAGCTTTGTTTCCTTTCCGGATGCAAGTTGTACCCAAAAAATGGAAAGCCTGATTTCTTAATCATTGTATCGTTCAACGCTCCTGATAAGGCCTTTGAACAATACAAAGAACGATGGCAGATAGAGATGTGTTTTAAAGCAATGAAAGCCAGTGGCTTTGATATTGAAAACACACACCTGCAAGATATTAAGCGTATTGAAAAATTAGTACTGTTTGTAATGATGGCTTTCGTATGGTGTTACAAAGTTGGTATATATTTACATCAGATTAAGCCTATCAAAATAAAAAAGCATGGAAGAATGGCTAAAAGCATATTCAAATATGGATTAGATTATATCGCTTCTGTGCTATTAAACCCTGTAAATCAAAACAATATGAACTTGACTAAATTTTTGTCATGTACTTAG
- a CDS encoding tetratricopeptide repeat protein: MDYKNYKLASEYFTQSIGEFSMDYEAFYNRGICNFMLGNIDKALNDYDKAIELNPNNANSYYLRGSARQKKNDNYGAIFDFEKSIKLNPNNSDPFMKLAIVYGKQGEKYKSCQFMKKACELGDYDACQGYNKFCN; this comes from the coding sequence ATGGATTATAAAAATTATAAACTCGCAAGTGAATATTTCACTCAATCAATTGGAGAGTTTTCTATGGACTATGAGGCGTTTTATAATCGAGGTATTTGCAATTTTATGTTAGGAAATATAGATAAAGCCCTGAATGACTATGATAAAGCCATTGAATTGAACCCAAATAATGCAAACAGCTATTATTTAAGAGGTTCGGCACGACAAAAAAAGAATGATAATTATGGTGCTATTTTTGATTTTGAAAAGTCTATAAAACTAAATCCGAACAATTCAGACCCTTTTATGAAATTAGCAATAGTTTATGGAAAGCAAGGTGAAAAATATAAATCTTGTCAGTTTATGAAAAAAGCCTGTGAATTAGGTGATTATGATGCTTGTCAAGGATATAACAAATTTTGTAACTAA
- a CDS encoding Hsp70 family protein → MENTINIGIDLGTTNSAIAKFVKGDVIVFNNPLDYGRSTLPSVVYYKKDRVVVGNKAKEYLERDPKNVVGLFKRKMGTSESFQIKSINESKTPVDLSAQVLKELKTFVNTGDTLESVVITIPASFDSIQSNATKEAGKQAGFKQVVLLQEPIAASLAYANMKKSKELTDGNWLVYDLGGGTFDVALVRIKDGEMKVVDHEGDNFLGGSDFDRLIVEKLIIPKISEQYTFEDLENQMKSATGKYNAKYYSLLNQAEEAKIRLSAVSSAEIIVERMEDEEGNEIDMEITITKSEFNDLIKDSIDGTIEMIKTILTRNSLTSNDVQFNLMVGGSTFIPFVRQRVEEVLQIPANCEIDPTTAIAIGAAYYAATKQKDILKDKSEKKQSAISIKASYNKASKETDELFAARIKGNTDGLFYKIVRQDGGFDSGLKELSERINEDLPLVENTYNFFTLTVFDSQNNVIETDIEPIGINSGFGISGQPLPEDICLEVDDYDNPGQTRLALIFERNSVLPTKRTLTFPN, encoded by the coding sequence ATGGAAAACACAATAAACATTGGAATAGATTTAGGAACTACCAATTCCGCCATTGCAAAATTCGTAAAAGGAGACGTAATTGTTTTCAATAATCCTTTAGACTATGGACGTTCTACATTACCATCAGTAGTCTATTATAAAAAAGACAGAGTTGTTGTCGGCAACAAAGCTAAAGAATATTTGGAAAGAGACCCAAAAAATGTTGTTGGTCTATTCAAACGTAAAATGGGAACTTCTGAAAGTTTTCAAATTAAATCAATAAACGAATCCAAAACCCCTGTCGACCTTTCTGCACAAGTTTTGAAAGAGTTAAAAACATTTGTAAATACAGGAGATACTTTGGAATCTGTAGTAATTACAATTCCAGCTTCATTTGACTCAATCCAATCAAACGCAACCAAAGAAGCAGGTAAACAAGCAGGTTTCAAACAAGTAGTTTTATTACAAGAACCGATTGCAGCAAGTTTGGCTTACGCCAATATGAAAAAATCAAAAGAACTTACTGACGGAAATTGGCTTGTTTACGATTTAGGTGGTGGAACTTTTGATGTCGCTTTGGTAAGAATCAAAGATGGCGAAATGAAAGTTGTTGACCACGAAGGTGATAATTTTTTAGGCGGTTCGGATTTTGACCGATTGATTGTAGAAAAATTAATCATTCCTAAAATTTCCGAGCAATACACTTTTGAAGATTTAGAAAATCAGATGAAAAGTGCAACAGGAAAATACAATGCAAAATATTACTCTCTTTTAAATCAAGCGGAAGAAGCTAAAATTAGATTATCAGCAGTTTCATCAGCTGAGATTATCGTGGAAAGAATGGAGGATGAAGAAGGCAATGAAATTGATATGGAAATTACGATTACCAAATCAGAATTCAATGACTTAATTAAAGATTCAATTGACGGAACAATTGAAATGATTAAAACCATATTGACGAGAAATTCATTGACATCAAATGATGTTCAATTTAATTTAATGGTTGGTGGTTCAACATTTATACCTTTTGTAAGACAACGTGTTGAAGAAGTTTTACAAATACCTGCAAACTGTGAAATCGACCCAACGACAGCTATTGCTATAGGTGCGGCATATTATGCAGCAACAAAACAAAAGGATATTTTAAAAGATAAATCGGAGAAAAAACAATCCGCAATTTCAATCAAAGCAAGTTACAATAAAGCATCAAAGGAAACGGACGAACTTTTTGCAGCGAGAATAAAAGGAAATACAGATGGACTTTTTTATAAAATTGTCCGTCAAGATGGTGGTTTTGATTCAGGGTTAAAAGAACTTTCAGAAAGAATAAATGAAGATTTACCATTAGTAGAAAACACCTATAATTTCTTCACTTTAACAGTTTTCGATAGTCAAAATAATGTTATTGAAACCGATATTGAGCCAATTGGAATTAATAGCGGATTTGGGATTAGTGGACAACCGCTTCCAGAAGATATTTGTTTAGAAGTTGACGATTACGATAATCCAGGTCAAACACGATTAGCATTGATTTTTGAACGTAATTCCGTTCTTCCAACAAAAAGAACTTTAACCTTTCCAAATTAA
- a CDS encoding DoxX family membrane protein, protein MGKSINILFIIFRLFLGGFMIYGGVQKFAKSNPTPIEVVEKANKFSSPEKENTLQKVLYINGAKQTGYFWQVLGVCELLFGLLLILQGTGFIGALFLLPITLHIFLFHLFLEADEIGELIQTGALFGINIALVLKEREKWKHLLWMKPF, encoded by the coding sequence ATGGGAAAATCTATCAATATCTTATTTATCATATTCCGTCTATTTTTAGGCGGATTTATGATTTATGGTGGCGTACAAAAATTTGCAAAATCAAATCCGACGCCTATTGAGGTTGTTGAAAAAGCAAATAAATTTTCATCGCCTGAAAAAGAAAATACTTTACAAAAAGTACTTTATATAAACGGCGCAAAGCAAACAGGGTATTTTTGGCAAGTTTTAGGAGTTTGTGAATTACTTTTTGGACTGTTATTAATACTACAAGGCACAGGATTTATTGGAGCATTATTTTTGTTGCCAATTACGCTACACATATTCTTATTTCATCTGTTTTTAGAAGCTGACGAAATTGGGGAACTCATACAAACTGGTGCTTTATTTGGAATTAATATTGCGCTTGTTCTAAAAGAACGAGAAAAATGGAAGCACCTACTTTGGATGAAGCCATTTTGA
- a CDS encoding TonB-dependent receptor, whose product MRIPTKLVTVYLLLLCANYTFSQKKETVKKDSTKVEELGEVIISATRTKRQLSSLPLPAKLVSKKEIQAVNSIRLSDILNEQTGLITVPDFGGGEGIQLQGLDSQYTLVLIDGVPLVGRSAGTLDLSRVSVGNIKQIEIIKGASSSLYGNEALGGVINIITESPKNGFKGDVNYRGGSFGTHDVSTNINYKKNKLGVNTFVNRFSSNGYDLVDTDAVNTVEPFRNYTLNSKLTYDFSENTKLLFSGRFYHQNQDNVASETLKGESEINEWNTLLKLDHTFNKKWSSYLEFYATQYKAEEFLNDDVGNSFSQSDFDQRFIRPEFRTTYKLNENNAFIAGIGLTHERLKRTDFFGTPEFNSPYIYAQYDGNITEKLNVILGARFDDHSEYQSQFSPKGVIRYKLNDKIALKGSIGYGFKTPDFRQLYFDFTNATVGYTVLGYNAVSTRIPQLDADGQLLSIEVPISEFNDGLKPESSIGYNLGIDLKSLSNLKLNLNLFRNDIENLIDTRVIARKTNGQNVFSYYNVNEVYTQGLEFNANYKLNETITISGGYQLLYAKDKEAEQNFEDGQVFARLTPSSPSFRLQKDDYFGLFNRSRHMANFKIFYNIPKWNLDTNLRTTYRSKYGLFDTNGNTYLDTYDEFVEGYTIWDFAINKTIYKNYKLGFGIDNILNFNDPQNITNIAGRIIYGTININF is encoded by the coding sequence ATGCGTATTCCAACCAAATTAGTTACTGTTTACCTTTTATTACTTTGTGCTAATTATACGTTTTCACAAAAGAAAGAAACAGTAAAAAAAGATTCTACTAAAGTTGAAGAATTAGGCGAAGTTATTATATCTGCCACACGTACCAAAAGACAATTATCTTCTTTGCCTTTGCCTGCTAAATTAGTGTCTAAAAAAGAAATACAAGCGGTTAATTCAATTCGATTGTCAGATATATTAAACGAACAAACAGGATTAATAACTGTACCTGATTTCGGTGGTGGCGAGGGAATCCAGTTACAAGGTTTAGACAGCCAATACACTTTAGTTTTAATTGATGGTGTACCACTTGTAGGACGTAGCGCAGGCACTTTAGATTTAAGCCGTGTTAGTGTTGGAAATATTAAACAGATTGAAATCATTAAAGGTGCATCATCAAGTTTATACGGAAATGAGGCTTTAGGTGGCGTAATTAATATCATAACCGAAAGTCCAAAAAACGGTTTTAAAGGCGATGTGAATTATAGAGGAGGCTCATTTGGGACGCACGATGTAAGCACCAATATTAATTATAAAAAGAACAAATTAGGTGTTAATACTTTTGTAAACCGTTTTAGTAGTAACGGTTATGATTTAGTTGATACAGATGCTGTAAATACTGTTGAACCTTTTAGAAATTACACGTTAAACAGCAAACTGACTTATGATTTTTCTGAAAACACAAAATTATTATTCTCTGGACGTTTTTACCATCAAAATCAAGATAACGTTGCTTCTGAAACTTTAAAAGGCGAAAGTGAAATTAACGAGTGGAACACACTTTTAAAGTTAGACCACACCTTTAATAAAAAATGGAGCAGTTATTTAGAGTTTTATGCAACACAATACAAAGCAGAAGAGTTTTTAAATGACGATGTAGGCAATTCATTTTCACAAAGTGATTTTGACCAACGCTTTATAAGACCAGAGTTTAGAACCACTTATAAATTAAATGAGAACAATGCCTTTATTGCAGGTATAGGTTTAACGCACGAGCGATTAAAACGTACTGATTTTTTTGGTACACCTGAATTTAATTCGCCTTACATCTATGCACAATATGATGGAAATATAACGGAGAAACTAAATGTCATTTTAGGCGCACGTTTTGACGACCATAGCGAGTATCAATCACAGTTTAGTCCTAAAGGTGTTATACGATATAAATTGAATGATAAGATTGCTTTAAAAGGTTCAATAGGTTATGGTTTTAAAACACCTGATTTTAGACAGTTGTATTTCGATTTTACCAATGCAACCGTTGGCTATACGGTTTTGGGTTATAACGCAGTTTCTACACGTATCCCACAATTAGATGCTGATGGACAATTATTAAGTATTGAAGTACCTATTAGTGAGTTTAATGATGGCTTAAAACCTGAAAGTTCTATTGGTTACAATCTTGGCATAGACCTAAAATCCTTATCAAATCTTAAACTAAATCTTAACCTTTTTAGAAACGATATTGAAAACCTTATTGACACACGAGTTATAGCACGTAAAACCAATGGACAAAACGTGTTTAGCTATTATAATGTCAATGAAGTTTATACACAAGGACTTGAATTTAATGCAAATTATAAACTCAATGAAACTATAACAATTTCGGGAGGCTATCAATTATTATATGCCAAAGATAAAGAAGCAGAACAGAATTTTGAAGATGGACAAGTTTTTGCAAGATTAACACCAAGTTCGCCATCGTTTAGACTTCAAAAAGACGATTATTTTGGGTTGTTTAATCGTTCTCGTCATATGGCGAATTTTAAAATATTCTACAATATACCAAAGTGGAATTTAGACACCAATTTAAGAACAACCTACCGAAGCAAATACGGATTGTTTGACACCAATGGGAATACCTATTTAGATACCTATGATGAATTTGTAGAGGGTTATACCATTTGGGATTTTGCTATAAATAAAACCATTTACAAAAATTACAAATTGGGCTTTGGGATAGATAATATTTTAAATTTCAACGACCCTCAAAATATTACCAACATAGCAGGCAGAATAATTTACGGAACAATAAACATAAATTTTTAA
- a CDS encoding IS3 family transposase: MKIAPINRKKRRYAIATICNAFELKRDAYYKYQKRFVLKKQIEQNVIMLVKKSRKTLPREGTRKLMKSLHNDFRKQNINIGRDQLFRILKENNLLIRRKKYSSKTTNSYHRFYKYKNIIKDLIINRPNQVWASDITYIRTINGFCYLALITDMYSRKIVGYDISDSLELKGCVRALNKAIYQTKNTEEIIHHSDRGIQYCSNVYTQILKRKKIQISMTQENHCYENAMAERVNGILKDEFFLDQTFTNINHAKKATKNAIKLYNNKRLHLSLDYKTPNYVHKNVA, from the coding sequence ATGAAAATAGCACCGATTAATAGAAAAAAAAGAAGGTACGCCATCGCTACTATTTGTAATGCTTTCGAGTTAAAAAGAGATGCTTATTACAAATATCAAAAAAGGTTTGTTCTTAAAAAACAAATAGAACAAAATGTAATAATGCTTGTTAAAAAAAGCAGGAAAACATTACCCAGAGAAGGTACTAGAAAGCTAATGAAATCCTTACATAATGATTTTAGGAAACAGAATATAAATATAGGTAGAGACCAGTTATTTAGAATCTTAAAAGAAAATAATTTGTTAATTAGAAGGAAAAAATATTCTTCTAAAACAACCAACTCTTACCATCGTTTTTATAAATATAAAAATATCATAAAAGACCTGATCATTAATAGACCTAACCAAGTTTGGGCTTCGGATATTACCTATATAAGAACTATAAATGGATTTTGTTATTTAGCACTTATTACTGATATGTATTCAAGAAAAATAGTAGGCTATGATATTAGTGATAGTTTAGAACTTAAAGGCTGTGTTAGAGCTTTAAATAAAGCTATTTATCAAACTAAAAATACCGAAGAAATCATACATCATTCTGATAGAGGAATACAATATTGTAGCAATGTTTATACTCAAATTTTGAAAAGAAAAAAGATACAAATCAGTATGACCCAAGAAAATCATTGCTACGAAAACGCAATGGCCGAAAGAGTTAACGGAATTTTAAAAGATGAATTCTTCCTCGACCAAACATTTACAAATATCAATCACGCCAAAAAAGCAACAAAAAATGCAATCAAATTATATAATAATAAAAGATTACATTTATCTTTAGATTATAAAACACCTAATTACGTGCACAAAAATGTAGCATAA
- a CDS encoding transposase — MYKNDGYVRRYSESFKLKVLAELTKGNHSKRQIALTYGIQSSTINVWIKKYDRKDLMNTRVTVQTDDELSRIKALQKELKQLKDLLIKKDLDKLVNDSYLEVAAENLGYKNVEELKKNLNIKP, encoded by the coding sequence ATGTATAAAAATGATGGATATGTAAGACGTTATAGTGAGAGTTTTAAACTCAAAGTATTAGCAGAACTTACCAAAGGAAACCATTCCAAAAGACAAATTGCCTTAACTTACGGCATACAATCTAGTACGATAAACGTATGGATTAAAAAATATGACCGTAAAGATTTAATGAACACCCGTGTAACCGTGCAAACAGACGACGAATTATCCCGTATTAAAGCCCTTCAAAAAGAGCTAAAACAACTCAAAGATCTTCTTATTAAAAAGGATCTAGATAAACTTGTGAATGATAGTTATCTTGAAGTAGCTGCTGAAAATCTTGGCTATAAAAATGTTGAAGAATTAAAAAAAAACTTAAACATAAAGCCTTAA
- a CDS encoding redoxin domain-containing protein: MLDKISLTLCHSKCSKSIILFIVIISVLGLLTYLGFNVISKTKEKNKIAKQLETIPEFEFLTLEQKPFTKANLKPNTNTSFIYFNSECDFCQHEAQSISDNLESFKNVQFIFVSTEPIEIIKQFAEQYNLNNQPNITFLYDNLDTFSSRFDANSIPYILIYNKNQKLIKKHKGQLNAKGILRALQ; the protein is encoded by the coding sequence ATTTTAGATAAAATTAGCTTAACTCTTTGTCACTCTAAATGTAGCAAGTCCATAATTTTATTTATAGTTATCATTAGTGTTTTAGGCTTATTAACTTATTTAGGTTTTAACGTCATTTCTAAAACCAAAGAAAAAAACAAAATTGCAAAGCAATTAGAGACAATTCCAGAGTTTGAGTTTTTAACTTTAGAACAAAAACCATTTACAAAAGCCAATTTAAAACCAAACACAAATACCAGTTTTATCTATTTTAACAGCGAATGTGATTTTTGCCAACACGAAGCCCAAAGCATTAGTGATAATTTAGAGAGTTTTAAAAATGTGCAGTTCATCTTTGTATCTACCGAACCCATTGAAATAATTAAACAATTTGCAGAACAATACAACTTAAACAACCAACCAAACATTACCTTTCTATATGATAACCTTGATACTTTTTCTAGTCGATTTGATGCTAACAGTATTCCTTACATCTTAATTTACAACAAAAACCAAAAACTCATCAAAAAACACAAAGGACAACTCAACGCCAAAGGTATTTTAAGAGCATTACAATAA
- a CDS encoding transposase, translating to MKRRKYSKEFKIKAVELSNVRGNTKQIAMELGISADLIYRWRRELEQRPDLAFSGNGVKQLTEDQKELERLRKQLKDVTMERDILKNAVSIFSKSDRKY from the coding sequence ATGAAACGAAGAAAATACAGTAAAGAGTTTAAAATTAAAGCAGTAGAATTAAGCAATGTACGAGGTAACACAAAGCAGATTGCCATGGAATTGGGAATCAGTGCAGATCTTATTTACAGATGGCGTAGAGAATTAGAACAGCGTCCTGATTTAGCTTTTAGCGGTAATGGCGTCAAACAACTCACAGAAGATCAGAAAGAGTTAGAGCGATTACGTAAACAGCTCAAGGATGTTACCATGGAGCGGGATATCTTAAAAAATGCCGTGAGCATCTTCTCCAAGAGCGATCGGAAGTATTGA
- a CDS encoding IS3 family transposase, with product MCKIFKISRNSYYRSKNYVPSDRDGKNRMLLSEIHRICERSKSTYGSPRITEELKAKGFKVSRSRVARLMKKHGIKAVRKKKFVVTTDSKHQYPVADNVLDRDFKATVFYDKNK from the coding sequence ATGTGTAAAATTTTTAAAATTAGTAGAAACAGTTATTACAGGAGTAAGAATTATGTTCCATCAGATAGAGATGGAAAAAATCGTATGCTACTCTCTGAGATTCACCGTATCTGTGAGCGAAGTAAATCTACTTATGGAAGTCCTAGAATTACAGAGGAACTCAAAGCTAAAGGGTTTAAAGTATCTAGGTCTAGGGTAGCACGATTGATGAAAAAACACGGGATTAAAGCAGTTCGTAAAAAGAAATTTGTTGTCACGACAGATTCTAAGCATCAATATCCAGTAGCTGATAATGTATTGGATAGAGATTTTAAAGCTACCGTATTCTATGATAAAAACAAGTAA
- a CDS encoding transposase, translating to MKTNEIIGIDVSKLLIDVCIYSKQIVQQFENSKSGFKLMLKWSFKNSSFSKEETMFVFEHTGMYSHLLSVSLTEQKLSFFIASGLEIKRSIGIARGKDDQIDAKRIALYGYRLKEELKPSKLPKRSILQLKSLLSLRTKLNKQRAGFKVTLKEQKRIYKAKEYKIIFDVQQKMIAELTKQIHKINTQMQAIIDQNIMLKETYKLVTSVKGIGMQTAIMMIVFTDNFSKFENWRKFASYCGVAPFPYQSGTSIKGRTKVSHLANKKLKAIINMCAISAIQHNPEMKLYYHKRIKQGKSKMSTVNIIRNKLIARVFAVVKRQTPYVDTFKFAA from the coding sequence ATGAAAACAAATGAAATTATCGGAATCGATGTCAGTAAATTATTAATTGATGTTTGTATCTATTCTAAACAAATTGTTCAACAGTTTGAGAACAGTAAATCTGGATTTAAATTAATGCTAAAGTGGAGTTTTAAAAATTCGTCTTTCTCTAAAGAAGAAACCATGTTTGTATTTGAACATACAGGAATGTACTCTCATTTATTATCTGTGTCTTTAACTGAACAAAAATTATCTTTTTTCATAGCTTCTGGTTTAGAAATTAAAAGATCTATTGGTATTGCTCGTGGAAAGGATGACCAAATTGATGCCAAACGCATTGCTCTATATGGGTATCGATTAAAAGAAGAACTTAAACCCAGTAAGCTACCTAAAAGAAGTATATTACAACTAAAAAGTCTCTTATCTTTAAGGACAAAACTTAACAAACAAAGAGCTGGTTTTAAAGTTACTTTGAAAGAACAAAAAAGAATTTATAAAGCAAAAGAGTATAAAATAATCTTTGACGTTCAACAAAAAATGATTGCAGAACTAACCAAACAAATACACAAGATTAATACTCAAATGCAAGCTATTATTGACCAAAATATAATGTTAAAAGAAACCTATAAACTTGTTACTAGTGTTAAAGGTATAGGAATGCAAACTGCTATAATGATGATTGTGTTTACTGACAATTTTTCAAAATTTGAAAACTGGAGAAAGTTTGCCTCTTATTGTGGTGTTGCTCCTTTTCCTTACCAATCTGGAACTAGTATTAAAGGACGTACAAAAGTCTCTCATTTGGCTAATAAAAAATTGAAAGCAATTATTAATATGTGCGCTATTTCTGCTATACAACATAACCCAGAAATGAAATTATACTATCATAAAAGAATAAAACAAGGCAAAAGTAAAATGAGTACCGTTAACATTATTAGAAACAAATTAATAGCAAGAGTGTTTGCCGTTGTCAAACGACAAACACCCTATGTAGATACTTTTAAATTTGCTGCATAA
- a CDS encoding IS3 family transposase, giving the protein MTYLKPAQGWLYLTVIIDLFDRKVIGWSLSNGLKARQTIIAAWRMAVNNRMPCEGMIFHSDRGVQYASHAFVNILKSYHVTPSMSRKGNCWDNAVAESFFKTIKTELMIDNKFISNKSLQIKVFEYIETWYNRYRRHSALGYKNIIEFEKLYQIKNVA; this is encoded by the coding sequence ATTACCTATTTAAAGCCTGCACAAGGATGGCTGTACTTAACGGTAATTATTGACCTGTTTGATCGTAAAGTCATTGGTTGGTCTTTGAGCAATGGACTCAAAGCAAGACAAACTATCATTGCTGCATGGAGAATGGCTGTAAACAACAGAATGCCTTGTGAAGGTATGATTTTTCATTCTGATCGAGGTGTACAATACGCATCTCATGCGTTTGTTAATATCCTTAAAAGTTATCATGTAACACCCAGTATGAGTAGAAAAGGAAACTGTTGGGATAATGCAGTAGCTGAATCTTTTTTTAAAACAATCAAAACAGAACTAATGATAGACAATAAGTTTATATCCAACAAAAGTCTTCAAATTAAAGTCTTTGAATACATAGAAACTTGGTACAACAGATACAGAAGACATTCTGCTCTTGGTTACAAAAATATCATCGAATTTGAAAAATTATATCAAATCAAAAATGTAGCTTAA
- a CDS encoding PHP domain-containing protein, translating to MRIDIHTHTKKIKQGDSEHRNIDVEKFTEIIKETDVKILAITNHNHFDLEQYTQFKTSVDGICQIWVGIEFDILEEERRAHLITIVSPKNAQSFSDKVKEVIGTTSVDTFTINIENVVNNFDSLDAIFIAHYHSKKPNLTDKDLDKLESLVSNPKRVLKEASNSVSAGIYINHGHNSIHGSDVQNWDNYTKNSTSLPELRLPVESFEQFCLLLDKDDATIKTILNKRNYPNKSVQ from the coding sequence ATGAGGATTGACATTCATACACATACAAAAAAAATAAAACAAGGTGATTCTGAACACCGAAACATTGATGTTGAAAAATTTACAGAAATCATCAAGGAAACTGATGTTAAAATTTTAGCAATCACTAATCATAATCATTTTGACCTCGAACAGTACACACAATTTAAAACCAGTGTTGATGGAATTTGTCAAATATGGGTAGGAATAGAATTTGACATTCTTGAAGAAGAACGAAGAGCACACTTAATTACAATCGTAAGCCCTAAAAATGCACAATCTTTTAGTGATAAAGTAAAAGAAGTTATTGGAACAACTTCTGTTGACACATTTACAATTAACATAGAAAATGTTGTAAACAATTTTGATAGTCTTGATGCGATTTTCATTGCTCACTATCACTCAAAGAAACCAAACCTAACAGACAAAGATTTAGATAAACTTGAAAGTTTGGTTTCTAATCCAAAAAGAGTTTTAAAAGAAGCTTCAAACTCTGTTTCAGCAGGAATTTACATCAATCACGGACACAATTCCATTCACGGTTCAGATGTTCAAAATTGGGATAATTATACTAAAAATTCCACGAGTTTACCTGAATTAAGGTTACCTGTTGAAAGCTTTGAACAATTTTGTTTGTTATTGGATAAAGATGACGCAACTATCAAAACAATTCTAAACAAAAGAAACTATCCAAATAAATCCGTTCAATAG